A section of the Chryseobacterium scophthalmum genome encodes:
- a CDS encoding glycosyltransferase family 2 protein, whose product MPEVSIITPCYNSSLFLEETISSVMNQTFTDWEWLVTDDQSTDNSVEIIQKHPDSRIKLIIAKKNGGAGHARNLSLEQASGRFITFLDADDFWEPNFLEEMVNFMKRENAEIAYSNYARCNENLIPKIEDFKADKEVTFNNLLKTCRLSLLSSMYDSQRVGKEFFPEGSKREDHVMWLNLLKKIPAGKPLPKTMAKYRMRENSISRKKQNIIKDQYLVYKDFMKFSTLKSLYYTANWALNGFMKYSKIFN is encoded by the coding sequence GTGCCCGAAGTTTCCATCATTACTCCTTGTTACAATTCTTCTCTTTTTTTAGAAGAAACCATCAGCTCGGTAATGAATCAAACTTTTACCGATTGGGAATGGCTTGTTACAGACGATCAGTCTACAGATAATTCCGTTGAAATCATTCAGAAACACCCAGATTCCAGAATAAAATTAATTATTGCTAAAAAAAATGGTGGTGCAGGTCACGCAAGAAACCTTTCTCTAGAGCAAGCTTCCGGAAGATTTATTACTTTTCTTGATGCAGATGATTTTTGGGAGCCCAATTTTCTTGAAGAAATGGTCAATTTTATGAAGCGTGAAAATGCAGAAATTGCCTATTCTAATTATGCAAGATGTAATGAGAATTTAATTCCGAAAATTGAAGATTTTAAAGCCGACAAAGAAGTTACTTTTAATAACTTGCTTAAAACCTGCAGACTTTCTCTTCTTTCATCCATGTACGATTCACAGAGAGTCGGAAAAGAATTTTTCCCGGAAGGAAGCAAAAGAGAAGACCATGTAATGTGGCTGAATTTATTAAAGAAAATCCCCGCAGGAAAACCGCTTCCAAAAACAATGGCCAAATATAGGATGCGTGAAAACAGCATCTCAAGAAAGAAACAGAATATCATCAAAGACCAGTATCTTGTTTATAAAGATTTTATGAAGTTTTCTACTTTAAAATCTCTTTATTACACCGCAAACTGGGCATTAAACGGATTTATGAAATATTCGAAAATATTTAATTAA
- a CDS encoding deoxyuridine 5'-triphosphate nucleotidohydrolase, whose product MEYSKEFKAALSQLSSVEKDRLIFRLLRKDEILSKKLYFELIDEETVDQKRDAMEELIKEKVEYASKYISNQKYFIVLIRKISAQITEHVKVTTDKFSDISLNLLLINEILESNEKLSRQRFNDVYKLYLYIINKIVKALALTKKLDEDYWMEIDEYLSVAHEKITANIYLEKLFINNGIDFNWFSTDKIPDHFDLIIKDIKNQGFLK is encoded by the coding sequence ATGGAGTATTCTAAAGAATTTAAAGCAGCATTAAGTCAACTTTCATCTGTAGAAAAAGACCGACTCATTTTCAGACTACTGAGAAAGGATGAAATCTTATCTAAAAAATTATATTTCGAATTAATCGATGAAGAAACCGTTGATCAGAAACGCGATGCAATGGAAGAACTGATTAAGGAAAAAGTGGAATATGCTTCTAAATACATCAGCAATCAAAAATATTTCATTGTACTTATCCGAAAAATAAGCGCGCAAATTACCGAACACGTAAAGGTAACAACCGATAAATTTAGTGACATTAGTTTAAACCTTTTATTGATCAATGAAATACTTGAAAGCAACGAAAAACTGAGCCGACAGAGATTCAATGATGTCTATAAACTTTATCTATATATCATCAATAAAATTGTAAAAGCACTAGCTTTAACTAAAAAACTAGATGAAGATTACTGGATGGAAATTGATGAGTATCTTTCAGTTGCGCACGAGAAAATCACTGCTAATATTTATCTTGAGAAACTGTTTATCAATAATGGAATAGACTTTAATTGGTTCAGCACCGATAAAATTCCGGATCATTTTGATTTGATCATCAAAGATATTAAGAATCAGGGATTTTTAAAGTGA
- a CDS encoding lipocalin family protein, whose translation MKKLALFAGLSLLAFTGCNDDDAPEQVFPLVGTWSPTQEVRTQVPADGVGFSDQIAYTDCQKESRWVFNENSSGKRTNRDMAGTVTPTCSTISERNFTYVYNSSEKNFEIRYQGTVVSDKGKVTLLDAETLNLKIEDTTDPTIYKSTTYTFKRIPQ comes from the coding sequence ATGAAGAAATTAGCATTATTTGCAGGATTATCATTATTAGCTTTTACAGGATGTAACGACGATGACGCGCCGGAACAGGTATTTCCTCTTGTTGGAACATGGTCTCCTACCCAAGAAGTGAGAACACAGGTTCCTGCTGATGGAGTTGGGTTTTCTGACCAAATAGCTTATACAGACTGTCAGAAAGAATCTAGATGGGTTTTTAATGAAAATTCTTCTGGTAAAAGAACCAATAGAGATATGGCAGGTACAGTAACTCCGACCTGTAGCACAATTTCTGAGCGTAACTTCACTTATGTGTACAATTCTTCTGAGAAAAACTTCGAAATCAGATATCAAGGAACTGTGGTTTCAGATAAAGGTAAAGTGACTTTGCTTGACGCTGAAACTTTAAATCTGAAAATTGAAGATACTACAGACCCAACAATTTACAAGTCTACAACGTATACTTTTAAAAGAATTCCGCAATAA